One segment of Drosophila mauritiana strain mau12 chromosome 3R, ASM438214v1, whole genome shotgun sequence DNA contains the following:
- the LOC117145612 gene encoding prolyl 4-hydroxylase subunit alpha-1 yields MRGLTLLVGLFSLLAQGSLASDYFSSITGLEDLLHTEQYLTRELRSKVNAIKTALQHLESELSSIEKEHTMAASDTENYLTNPVNVYRLMKRLHTDWSLMEGRVQLMAEEMNFNATREYGLSYPSQEDVEGAALALVRLQSTYKLDVAQVAQGILNGVKYGSDMSWQDCFELGQQLFEMEDYNNTKVWLRESMERLRRQTSHASSHLAPTSGPDTVTLNKMEATAKSLFQLGDFDTAFELSQRVLQFDPKRIRNWHLGDKGTAPPEDIDDVYLPKHSDSYSLSQEFAKYEKVCRGEVHPISRQELRCRYSRGNHPYRFLAPLKLEEHSLDPYVATFHDMLSPLKISQLREMAVPRMHRSTVNPLPGGQLKKSAFRVSKNAWLAYESHPTMVGMLRDLKDATGLDTTFCEQLQVANYGVGGHYEPHWDFFRDPNHYPAEEGNRIATAIFYLSEVEQGGATAFPFLDIAVKPQLGNVLFWYNLHRSLDKDYRTKHAGCPVLKGSKWIGNVWIHEVTQTFARPCDVFRDHEVSLEYEIIK; encoded by the exons ATGCGTGGACTCACGTTACTGGTGGGACTGTTCTCCTTACTGGCTCAGGGATCACTCGCCTCGGATTACTTTTCATCCATTACGGGTCTGGAGGATCTCTTGCATACGGAGCAGTATCTTACAAGGGAACTGAGGTCAAAGGTTAATGCAATCAAAACTGCACTACAACACCTGGAGAG CGAGCTGTCCTCCATCGAAAAGGAGCACACCATGGCCGCATCGGACACGGAGAACTACCTGACCAACCCGGTGAATGTGTACCGCCTGATGAAGCGCCTCCACACGGACTGGTCTCTGATGGAGGGACGAGTGCAGCTGATGGCTGAGGAGATGA ATTTCAATGCTACCAGAGAGTACGGCCTGAGCTACCCCAGTCAGGAGGACGTGGAGGGTGCTGCTCTGGCCCTCGTCCGCCTGCAGAGCACCTACAAGCTGGACGTGGCCCAAGTGGCCCAGGGCATCCTGAATGGCGTCAAATACGG CTCCGATATGAGTTGGCAGGATTGCTTCGAGCTGGGTCAACAACTCTTTGAAATGGAGGACTACAACAACACCAAGGTCTGGCTGCGGGAATCGATGGAACGCTTGCGACGTCAGACCAGCCACGCCTCCAGCCACCTAGCGCCCACCAGCGGACCGGATACGGTTACCCTCAACAAAATGGAGGCGACGGCCAAGAGTTTGTTCCAATTGG GCGATTTCGACACGGCTTTCGAGCTGAGCCAGCGAGTCCTTCAGTTCGATCCCAAACGCATAAGGAACTGGCATCTCGGCGACAAGGGAACGGCGCCTCCGGAGGACATCGATGATGTGTATCTACCAAAGCACTCGGACTCCTACAGC CTATCGCAGGAGTTCGCCAAATACGAAAAGGTGTGCCGCGGTGAGGTGCATCCAATTTCCCGCCAGGAGTTGCGGTGCCGCTATAGTCGGGGAAACCATCCGTATCGCTTTCTGGCGCCACTGAAGCTGGAGGAGCACAGCCTGGATCCCTATGTGGCAACCTTCCACGACATGCTGAGTCCCCTAAAGATCTCGCAGCTCCGGGAAATGGCTGTTCCCCGCATGCATCGCTCCACAGTGAATCCCCTGCCCGGCGGACAGCTCAAAAAGTCCGCTTTCCGGGTGAGCAAAAATGCGTGGCTGGCGTACGAGTCCCATCCCACTATGGTGGGCATGCTCCGGGACCTGAAGGACGCCACCGGGCTTGATACCACCTTTTGCGAGCAGCTCCAGGTGGCCAACTACGGCGTGGGTGGGCACTACGAGCCGCACTGGGATTTCTTCCGGGACCCCAATCATTATCCGGCGGAGGAGGGCAACCGCATTGCCACTGCCATATTTTAT CTATCCGAGGTGGAGCAGGGCGGGGCCACCGCCTTTCCCTTCCTGGACATCGCCGTGAAGCCGCAGCTGGGCAACGTTCTCTTCTGGTACAACCTGCACCGCTCCCTGGACAAGGACTACCGCACCAAGCACGCCGGTTGTCCAGTGCTCAAGGGCAGCAAGTGGA TTGGCAACGTGTGGATACACGAGGTGACCCAGACCTTCGCCCGACCCTGCGACGTTTTCCGGGATCACGAGGTGTCACTGGAGTACGAGATAATCAAATAA
- the LOC117145613 gene encoding prolyl 4-hydroxylase subunit alpha-1 isoform X2 — MQMPVVFSVLWLLQLFLLVESVAGANFARGEEQLEALLDTETQLIDGLRDYIERLELQLEEIRRETSAIEEIHSQVDSVEEYMGNPLNVFGILKRFESVWPGLEQKANATLEIGFGERLSNRELTLPSEEDYEESLNHLLHLQSVYELDSNSLSLGVVNGFKLGSSMSWGDCLEVARKSDFPVAKFWLESALEKLPSASENSTESQRERESGRVHILEATLNIEYRAGELSRALATAEELLLLLPMNQGIQKAKRKIEKAMAKNELPKGRGQKSKPKKQKSKSTEQLLIEEICRGATQEVSTGSRFNQCQLDGSSPWLLLQPSRLEPISSDPYIVLHHDVLTPKESGELLELIDEEDAKGVSYQSLKLSKLAQKKLGRISRLLRLESGDLDPWTGRRHGHEHITKLEDSSELQHVARLMLNLQAPGMGGAVVFPQLELGVNVPRGSLLHWRTRSAGGSSSKWDYRSGQAICPVLLGVQLSAWTGLN; from the exons atgcaaatgccgGTGGTTTTTAGTGTTTTGTGGCTGCTTCAGCTGTTTCTGCTCGTGGAATCTGTTGCTGGAGCTAATTTCGCCAGGGGAGAGGAGCAACTGGAGGCTCTGCTGGACACCGAAACGCAGCTCATCGATGGGTTGCGTGATTATATCGAGCGATTGGAGCTTCAGCTGGAGGAGATCCGAAGGGAGACCTCTGCCATCGAGGAGATCCACAGTCAAGTGGATAGTGTGGAGGAGTACATGGGTAATCCACTAAATGTCTTTGGAATTCTCAAGAGGTTCGAGAGTGTGTGGCCCGGATTGGAGCAGAAGGCGAATGCCACTCTGGAGATAGGGTTCGGAGAACGGTTGTCCAACAGGGAGTTAACCCTTCCCAGCGAGGAGGACTACGAGGAGTCCCTGAATCATCTGCTACATCTGCAATCCGTCTACGAATTGGACTCGAACAGCCTCTCCTTGGGCGTGGTGAATGGATTCAAATTGGG CTCCTCCATGTCCTGGGGCGACTGCTTGGAAGTGGCTCGCAAGTCGGACTTTCCTGTGGCCAAGTTCTGGCTAGAATCTGCTTTAGAGAAGCTGCCCTCCGCCTCCGAAAACTCCACGGAATCGCAGAGGGAACGTGAAAGCGGACGTGTGCACATCCTGGAGGCAACTCTCAACATTGAATACCGCGCTG GTGAGCTTTCCCGAGCCCTGGCAACTGCCGAGGAGCTCCTACTGCTGCTACCAATGAACCAAGGCATTCAAAAGGCCAAAAGAAAGATTGAAAAAGCCATGGCCAAGAACGAATTGCCCAAGGGAAGGGGCCAAAAGTCGAAGCCAAAGAAGCAA AAATCCAAATCCACGGAGCAGCTGCTCATTGAGGAGATTTGTCGCGGAGCAACACAGGAAGTCTCAACAGGAAGTCGCTTCAACCAATGCCAGTTGGATGGAAGTTCGCCCTGGTTGCTCCTCCAGCCCTCCAGGTTGGAGCCCATCAGTTCAGATCCATATATAGTTTTGCATCACGATGTATTGACGCCGAAGGAATCCGGTGAATTGCTGGAGCTTATAGATGAGGAGGATGCAAAAGGAGTTAGCTATCAATCGCTGAAGCTATCCAAACTGGCACAAAAGAAGCTTGGAAGGATTAGTCGTCTCCTGAGACTTGAGAGTGGGGACCTAGATCCCTGGACCGGACGTCGCCATGGTCACGAGCACATTACCAAGTTGGAGGATAGCTCGGAGTTGCAGCATGTGGCACGTCTCATGTTGAAC TTGCAGGCACCCGGAATGGGAGGAGCCGTGGTGTTTCCGCAGCTAGAACTCGGCGTGAATGTCCCACGTGGCTCGCTGCTCCACTGGCGCACACGATCCGCCGGAGGCTCGTCATCCAAGTGGGACTACCGCAGTGGCCAGGCCATCTGTCCCGTGCTCCTGGGCGTCCAGTTGT CCGCGTGGACAGGACTCAATTGA
- the LOC117145613 gene encoding prolyl 4-hydroxylase subunit alpha-1 isoform X1 — translation MPVVFSVLWLLQLFLLVESVAGANFARGEEQLEALLDTETQLIDGLRDYIERLELQLEEIRRETSAIEEIHSQVDSVEEYMGNPLNVFGILKRFESVWPGLEQKANATLEIGFGERLSNRELTLPSEEDYEESLNHLLHLQSVYELDSNSLSLGVVNGFKLGSSMSWGDCLEVARKSDFPVAKFWLESALEKLPSASENSTESQRERESGRVHILEATLNIEYRAGELSRALATAEELLLLLPMNQGIQKAKRKIEKAMAKNELPKGRGQKSKPKKQKSKSTEQLLIEEICRGATQEVSTGSRFNQCQLDGSSPWLLLQPSRLEPISSDPYIVLHHDVLTPKESGELLELIDEEDAKGVSYQSLKLSKLAQKKLGRISRLLRLESGDLDPWTGRRHGHEHITKLEDSSELQHVARLMLNLQAPGMGGAVVFPQLELGVNVPRGSLLHWRTRSAGGSSSKWDYRSGQAICPVLLGVQLCKLRRGWISLACRDSVCGPVALTTSQNKLSSLVSRTCCEIPCGGYISSP, via the exons atgccgGTGGTTTTTAGTGTTTTGTGGCTGCTTCAGCTGTTTCTGCTCGTGGAATCTGTTGCTGGAGCTAATTTCGCCAGGGGAGAGGAGCAACTGGAGGCTCTGCTGGACACCGAAACGCAGCTCATCGATGGGTTGCGTGATTATATCGAGCGATTGGAGCTTCAGCTGGAGGAGATCCGAAGGGAGACCTCTGCCATCGAGGAGATCCACAGTCAAGTGGATAGTGTGGAGGAGTACATGGGTAATCCACTAAATGTCTTTGGAATTCTCAAGAGGTTCGAGAGTGTGTGGCCCGGATTGGAGCAGAAGGCGAATGCCACTCTGGAGATAGGGTTCGGAGAACGGTTGTCCAACAGGGAGTTAACCCTTCCCAGCGAGGAGGACTACGAGGAGTCCCTGAATCATCTGCTACATCTGCAATCCGTCTACGAATTGGACTCGAACAGCCTCTCCTTGGGCGTGGTGAATGGATTCAAATTGGG CTCCTCCATGTCCTGGGGCGACTGCTTGGAAGTGGCTCGCAAGTCGGACTTTCCTGTGGCCAAGTTCTGGCTAGAATCTGCTTTAGAGAAGCTGCCCTCCGCCTCCGAAAACTCCACGGAATCGCAGAGGGAACGTGAAAGCGGACGTGTGCACATCCTGGAGGCAACTCTCAACATTGAATACCGCGCTG GTGAGCTTTCCCGAGCCCTGGCAACTGCCGAGGAGCTCCTACTGCTGCTACCAATGAACCAAGGCATTCAAAAGGCCAAAAGAAAGATTGAAAAAGCCATGGCCAAGAACGAATTGCCCAAGGGAAGGGGCCAAAAGTCGAAGCCAAAGAAGCAA AAATCCAAATCCACGGAGCAGCTGCTCATTGAGGAGATTTGTCGCGGAGCAACACAGGAAGTCTCAACAGGAAGTCGCTTCAACCAATGCCAGTTGGATGGAAGTTCGCCCTGGTTGCTCCTCCAGCCCTCCAGGTTGGAGCCCATCAGTTCAGATCCATATATAGTTTTGCATCACGATGTATTGACGCCGAAGGAATCCGGTGAATTGCTGGAGCTTATAGATGAGGAGGATGCAAAAGGAGTTAGCTATCAATCGCTGAAGCTATCCAAACTGGCACAAAAGAAGCTTGGAAGGATTAGTCGTCTCCTGAGACTTGAGAGTGGGGACCTAGATCCCTGGACCGGACGTCGCCATGGTCACGAGCACATTACCAAGTTGGAGGATAGCTCGGAGTTGCAGCATGTGGCACGTCTCATGTTGAAC TTGCAGGCACCCGGAATGGGAGGAGCCGTGGTGTTTCCGCAGCTAGAACTCGGCGTGAATGTCCCACGTGGCTCGCTGCTCCACTGGCGCACACGATCCGCCGGAGGCTCGTCATCCAAGTGGGACTACCGCAGTGGCCAGGCCATCTGTCCCGTGCTCCTGGGCGTCCAGTTGTGTAAGTTGCGGCGTGGATGGATTTCGCTTGCGTGCCGGGATTCAGTTTGCGGCCCAGTCGCACTTACCACATCCCAAAACAAGCTGTCATCGCTTGTCAGTCGAACGTGCTGCGAGATACCCTGTGGGGGGTATATTAGTTCTCCATAA
- the LOC117145738 gene encoding prolyl 4-hydroxylase subunit alpha-1 codes for MFRLSIILPLICVFSVNGDYYSAISELERLLDVEAFIVEKFDEYLERAQQEQENLKRFLDQIDEQQNDRGDLEEYFGNPINAFITIKRLVHDWKFNVFDPLFDSSNFETYKSNLSDSLEKINFKGPTQEDLHGATRALLRLQNIYQLNTDHLASGVLLPGEKNPLGTSLSASDCFELGKNLCQIKEYSYGSEWLLEARKRLHGKPLSFISPNVSDVEILQHLSTAFNGLGNLKLAHKLNNEILDKKPDHEDALKNKILYEGQLARERSFVPREQAELPKKEQKESYKLYTQVCRGELHQSPREQRNLRCWLSHQGVPYYHLSPFKIEQLNFDPYVAYVHEVLWDSEIDTIIEHGKGNMERSKVGQIENSTTTEVRISRNTWLWYDANPWLSKIKQRLEDVTGLSTESAEPLQLVNYGIGGQYEPHFDFVEDDGQNVFTWKGNRLLTALFYLNDVALGGATAFPFLRLAVPPVKGSLLIWYNLHSSTHKDFRTKHAGCPVLQGSKWICNEWFHVAAQEFRRPCGLSSDEGKFLHLKDK; via the exons ATGTTCCGGCTAAGTATTATTTTACCATTAATCTGCGTATTCTCAGTCAACGGAGATTACTACTCGGCTATAAGTGAGCTGGAAAGACTACTCGACGTGGAGGCTTTTATAGTAGAAAAGTTCGATGAATATCTTGAAAGGGCTCAGCAAGAACAGGAGAACTTGAAAAG ATTTTTAGATCAGATAGACGAGCAGCAAAATGATCGTGGCGATCTCGAGGAATACTTCGGCAATCCCATCAATGCCTTCATCACCATTAAACGCCTCGTTCATGACTGGAAGTTTAATGTATTTGATCCTTTGTTCGACTCCAGTAATTTTGAGACCTACAAGAGCAACCTAAGTGATTCGCTCGAGAAGATCAACTTCAAAGGACCCACTCAAGAGGATCTACACGGAGCCACCCGCGCTCTTCTTCGGCTGCAGAATATCTACCAACTAAACACGGACCACCTAGCTTCTGGCGTTCTGCTTCCCGGCGAGAAGAATCCACTGGGCACCTCGTTGAGTGCAAGTGACTGTTTTGAGCTGGGCAAGAATCTCTGCCAGATTAAGGAGTACTCTTACGGATCCGAGTGGCTATTGGAGGCCAGAAAACGATTGCACGGTAAACCATTAAGTTTTATATCACCGAATGTGAGCGATGTCGAGATACTGCAGCACCTTTCAACCGCCTTCAATGGTTTGGGAAATCTAAAATTAGcccataaattaaataatgaaatattGGATAAGAAGCCTGATCATGAGGATGCTCTCAAGAACAAGATACTGTACGAAGGCCAATTGGCTAGGGAGCGAAGTTTTGTTCCTAGAGAGCAAGCGGAACTGCCTAAAAAA GAGCAAAAGGAGAGCTACAAGCTATATACACAAGTTTGTCGAGGAGAACTCCATCAATCTCCTCGGGAGCAGAGGAATCTGAGGTGCTGGCTCTCCCATCAGGGAGTTCCCTACTATCATCTTTCACCTTTCAAAATCGAACAATTGAATTTCGACCCTTATGTCGCCTACGTTCACGAAGTTCTGTGGGACAGCGAGATAGATACGATCATTGAGCACGGCAAAGGTAATATGGAGCGTTCAAAGGTGGGTCAAATCGAGAACTCCACCACAACTGAGGTCCGGATAAGTCGAAACACCTGGCTATGGTACGATGCGAATCCTTGGCTTTCCAAGATTAAACAGCGCCTGGAGGATGTCACCGGACTAAGCACGGAAAGTGCGGAGCCCCTGCAGCTGGTCAACTACGGAATTGGGGGACAGTATGAGCCGCACTTTGACTTCGTGGAG GACGATGGTCAAAATGTTTTCACCTGGAAGGGCAACCGCCTGCTGACTGCTCTTTTCTAC CTAAATGATGTTGCTCTGGGAGGAGCCACAGCTTTTCCCTTCCTCCGATTGGCTGTTCCGCCGGTGAAGGGAAGTCTTTTAATCTGGTACAATCTGCACAGTTCTACCCACAAGGACTTTCGCACGAAGCATGCTGGTTGTCCAGTCCTCCAAGGATCAAAGTGGA TTTGCAATGAGTGGTTCCATGTGGCTGCTCAGGAATTCAGGCGACCTTGTGGCTTGAGCAGCGATGAGGGAAAATTCTTGCATTTGAAGGACAAATAA
- the LOC117144997 gene encoding prolyl 4-hydroxylase subunit alpha-1 isoform X1, whose amino-acid sequence MPKLLISIAILYLLVLAKSHSKTTILENNYAISIYDMGKLIDYEHYLLNILQKFANALQQRVDTIEYYLEMTDNDREKKLPEDPIKHFRITRRLYSDYLNWMWFMEEQPWETLVNDIIAIAPQMPTLKDIEEAIRGLSLIQWTYSLSTAEMAKGVLQDIHHNTSLDGMQCITIARHMVKHKDFIRAKEWLMVGLKMYEADEEIEYIYSQLGMPLVDFYELFVEIQDSLGLRFLAMSELQLAIRNWPEKVSLQRALSRLKINIRIGKESAKKKEKSKGVYKKCCSSECRPTTKLYCLYNTTASYFLRLAPLKMELMCLDPYMVLFHDVVPDKDIVSIRNMAKGRLARAVTVSKDGNYTEDPDRTTKGTWLVENSKLIQRLSQLTQDMTNFEIHDADPFQVLNYGIGGFYGIHLDFLGEAELDNFSDRIATAVFYLSDVPQGGATIFPKLGLSVFPKKGSALLWYNLHHKGEGDNRTAHSACPTVVGSRWVMTKWINEREQIFRRPCLTSI is encoded by the exons ATGCCGAAGCTACTCATTTCAATAGCCATTTTATACTTACTAGTTTTGGCCAAGAGTCATAGCAAAACGACAATATTGGAAAATAATTATGCCATATCGATATACGACATGGGTAAACTCATCGACTATGAGCACTACCTGCTGAATATCTTACAGAAGTTTGCAAATGCACTGCAGCAAAGAGTGGACACAATAGAATA CTACTTGGAAATGACTGATAACGATCGAGAGAAGAAACTTCCCGAAGATCCTATTAAACATTTTCGGATCACTCGCCGCTTGTACTCCGATTACCTAAACTGGATGTGGTTTATGGAGGAGCAGCCATGGGAGA CTCTTGTTAATGATATAATTGCCATTGCACCGCAAATGCCAACATTAAAGGACATTGAGGAGGCCATCAGAGGATTGAGTCTCATTCAGTGGACCTATTCACTCTCAACTGCCGAAATGGCCAAGGGAGTTCTTCAGGACATCCATCACAA TACATCGCTGGATGGAATGCAGTGTATTACGATTGCCAGGCACATGGTCAAACATAAGGACTTCATTCGTGCCAAGGAGTGGTTGATGGTGGGTTTGAAGATGTACGAGGCAGATGAAGAAATCGAATATATCTATTCCCAACTCGGAATGCCCTTGGTCGATTTCTACGAGCTTTTCGTGGAGATCCAAGATAGCCTAG GCCTTCGATTTTTGGCCATGAGTGAGCTGCAACTCGCTATTAGGAATTGGCCGGAAAAGGTCAGTCTGCAAAGAGCCCTTTCTCGGCTAAAGATTAATATTCGCATTGGCAAGGAGTCAGCGAAAAAG AAGGAGAAGTCCAAAGGAGTCTATAAGAAATGCTGCAGTTCGGAATGCCGACCTACCACGAAACTTTATTGCTTGTACAACACCACAGCTTCGTATTTCCTTCGATTGGCCCCTCTGAAGATGGAACTAATGTGCCTCGATCCCTACATGGTGCTCTTTCATGATGTAGTTCCTGACAAGGACATTGTCAGCATTAGGAATATGGCTAAGGGTAGACTTGCACGAGCCGTTACCGTGAGTAAGGACGGAAACTATACAGAGGACCCCGATCGGACCACCAAGGGCACATGGCTAGTTGAGAATAGCAAACTGATCCAGAGACTGTCGCAACTGACACAGGACATGACCAATTTCGAGATCCACGACGCGGACCCTTTTCAGGTTTTGAACTACGGAATAGGCGGGTTCTACGGCATCCACTTAGACTTTTTAGGAGAAGCAGAA TTGGACAACTTTTCGGATCGCATCGCCACAGCCGTGTTTTAT TTGAGTGACGTGCCCCAAGGTGGGGCCACCATATTCCCGAAACTCGGACTCTCCGTGTTTCCCAAGAAGGGCTCAGCACTTCTGTGGTACAATCTTCATCACAAGGGTGAAGGTGATAATAGAACAGCCCACTCAGCTTGTCCCACAGTTGTGGGTTCTAGATGGG TCATGACCAAGTGGATAAATGAAAGGGAACAAATTTTTAGGAGGCCATGTTTGACAAGCATTTAG
- the LOC117144997 gene encoding prolyl 4-hydroxylase subunit alpha-1 isoform X2, which yields MAKGVLQDIHHNTSLDGMQCITIARHMVKHKDFIRAKEWLMVGLKMYEADEEIEYIYSQLGMPLVDFYELFVEIQDSLGLRFLAMSELQLAIRNWPEKVSLQRALSRLKINIRIGKESAKKKEKSKGVYKKCCSSECRPTTKLYCLYNTTASYFLRLAPLKMELMCLDPYMVLFHDVVPDKDIVSIRNMAKGRLARAVTVSKDGNYTEDPDRTTKGTWLVENSKLIQRLSQLTQDMTNFEIHDADPFQVLNYGIGGFYGIHLDFLGEAELDNFSDRIATAVFYLSDVPQGGATIFPKLGLSVFPKKGSALLWYNLHHKGEGDNRTAHSACPTVVGSRWVMTKWINEREQIFRRPCLTSI from the exons ATGGCCAAGGGAGTTCTTCAGGACATCCATCACAA TACATCGCTGGATGGAATGCAGTGTATTACGATTGCCAGGCACATGGTCAAACATAAGGACTTCATTCGTGCCAAGGAGTGGTTGATGGTGGGTTTGAAGATGTACGAGGCAGATGAAGAAATCGAATATATCTATTCCCAACTCGGAATGCCCTTGGTCGATTTCTACGAGCTTTTCGTGGAGATCCAAGATAGCCTAG GCCTTCGATTTTTGGCCATGAGTGAGCTGCAACTCGCTATTAGGAATTGGCCGGAAAAGGTCAGTCTGCAAAGAGCCCTTTCTCGGCTAAAGATTAATATTCGCATTGGCAAGGAGTCAGCGAAAAAG AAGGAGAAGTCCAAAGGAGTCTATAAGAAATGCTGCAGTTCGGAATGCCGACCTACCACGAAACTTTATTGCTTGTACAACACCACAGCTTCGTATTTCCTTCGATTGGCCCCTCTGAAGATGGAACTAATGTGCCTCGATCCCTACATGGTGCTCTTTCATGATGTAGTTCCTGACAAGGACATTGTCAGCATTAGGAATATGGCTAAGGGTAGACTTGCACGAGCCGTTACCGTGAGTAAGGACGGAAACTATACAGAGGACCCCGATCGGACCACCAAGGGCACATGGCTAGTTGAGAATAGCAAACTGATCCAGAGACTGTCGCAACTGACACAGGACATGACCAATTTCGAGATCCACGACGCGGACCCTTTTCAGGTTTTGAACTACGGAATAGGCGGGTTCTACGGCATCCACTTAGACTTTTTAGGAGAAGCAGAA TTGGACAACTTTTCGGATCGCATCGCCACAGCCGTGTTTTAT TTGAGTGACGTGCCCCAAGGTGGGGCCACCATATTCCCGAAACTCGGACTCTCCGTGTTTCCCAAGAAGGGCTCAGCACTTCTGTGGTACAATCTTCATCACAAGGGTGAAGGTGATAATAGAACAGCCCACTCAGCTTGTCCCACAGTTGTGGGTTCTAGATGGG TCATGACCAAGTGGATAAATGAAAGGGAACAAATTTTTAGGAGGCCATGTTTGACAAGCATTTAG